The following proteins are encoded in a genomic region of Amycolatopsis sulphurea:
- a CDS encoding fatty acyl-AMP ligase — protein MRTSPSDQGTVPDDVLRVSLVERLFARADDERPAYTHQDHLAAIEDTVSWAELVHRAGVVAAHLRAAARPGDRIAIVAAQEIAYPVAFFGVLAAGMTAVPLMDPAGSGLGRRLAVILDDCAATLVLTSRRAVDRVRGFVPADRLVIVDELTGAPAEPVRPGPEDPAYLQYTSGSTRDPAGVVIPHRAVAAACWQASLAYEVGPETTCAGWIPFFHDMGLIQLLCLPAFAGCRSVFMAPLEFVHRPQRWLRQLAGYPEVFTAAPNFAFDLAAAEPLPEGLDLSGVRVALNGSEPVRPSTVARFQEVFGPLGFRREAHRPSYGLAEATVYVTSAGPEGPVSATFDRAKLAAGKAVETEGGQEIVSVGRPIGQRVRTVAEGRVLPDGVVGEVWVHGPHVGTGYWARADDTFDAWLEGHGGWLRTGDLGVWHRGELYLTGRLKDLIVVDGRNYHPQDLEATAEQAHPALRRGRVAAFAVTGEAGEGAVVAAEWTGEADPVAVRRAILRAVSAEYGLTLRAVRLVERGGLPRTSSGKVARAAARARYGGGRG, from the coding sequence TTGCGCACTTCACCGTCCGATCAGGGCACGGTGCCGGACGACGTGCTGCGCGTCTCGCTCGTGGAACGGCTCTTCGCCCGGGCCGATGACGAACGGCCCGCCTACACCCACCAGGACCACCTCGCCGCCATCGAGGACACGGTGAGCTGGGCCGAGCTGGTTCACCGTGCCGGTGTGGTGGCCGCGCACCTGCGCGCGGCCGCGCGTCCCGGGGACCGGATCGCGATCGTCGCCGCGCAGGAGATCGCCTATCCGGTCGCGTTCTTCGGGGTGCTGGCCGCCGGGATGACCGCGGTGCCGCTGATGGACCCGGCCGGGAGCGGGCTCGGCCGGCGGCTCGCCGTGATCCTGGACGACTGCGCCGCCACGCTCGTGCTGACCTCGCGCCGCGCGGTGGACCGGGTGCGCGGGTTCGTGCCCGCGGACCGGCTCGTGATCGTCGACGAGCTCACCGGGGCCCCGGCGGAACCGGTGCGGCCCGGGCCGGAGGATCCGGCGTATCTGCAGTACACCTCCGGGTCCACCCGCGACCCGGCCGGGGTGGTGATCCCGCATCGGGCGGTGGCCGCGGCCTGCTGGCAGGCGAGTCTCGCCTACGAGGTCGGCCCGGAAACCACCTGCGCCGGCTGGATCCCGTTCTTCCACGACATGGGGCTGATCCAGCTGCTGTGCCTGCCCGCGTTCGCCGGCTGCCGGTCGGTGTTCATGGCCCCGCTGGAATTCGTGCACCGCCCGCAGCGCTGGCTGCGGCAGCTGGCCGGATATCCGGAAGTGTTCACCGCGGCGCCGAATTTCGCGTTCGACCTTGCCGCCGCGGAGCCCCTGCCGGAAGGTCTGGACCTCTCCGGTGTGCGCGTCGCGCTGAACGGGAGCGAGCCGGTGCGCCCGTCGACCGTCGCCCGGTTCCAGGAGGTGTTCGGCCCGCTCGGGTTCCGCCGCGAGGCGCACCGGCCTTCCTACGGGCTGGCCGAGGCCACCGTCTACGTCACCAGCGCCGGGCCGGAGGGGCCGGTGAGCGCCACCTTCGATCGTGCGAAGCTCGCCGCGGGGAAGGCCGTGGAAACCGAAGGTGGGCAAGAAATCGTGTCCGTCGGACGGCCGATCGGGCAGCGGGTGCGCACGGTGGCCGAGGGCCGGGTGCTCCCGGACGGCGTGGTCGGCGAGGTCTGGGTGCACGGCCCGCACGTGGGCACCGGGTACTGGGCCCGCGCGGACGACACGTTCGACGCCTGGCTCGAAGGGCACGGCGGCTGGTTGCGCACTGGTGATCTCGGCGTGTGGCACCGGGGTGAGCTGTACCTGACCGGGCGGCTGAAGGACCTGATCGTGGTGGACGGCCGGAACTACCACCCGCAGGATCTGGAGGCGACCGCCGAACAGGCCCATCCGGCGCTGCGGAGGGGCCGCGTTGCCGCGTTCGCGGTCACCGGCGAAGCGGGCGAGGGCGCGGTGGTGGCGGCCGAATGGACCGGCGAGGCGGACCCGGTCGCGGTACGCCGGGCGATATTGCGCGCGGTGTCCGCCGAATACGGCCTGACGCTGCGTGCGGTCCGGCTGGTCGAGCGGGGTGGTCTCCCGCGCACTTCGAGCGGCAAAGTCGCGCGGGCCGCCGCGCGGGCGCGGTACGGTGGCGGCCGTGGTTGA
- a CDS encoding acyl carrier protein translates to MVDLCADVVKIVCGTFLLDPADVHEDSLLEELGVDSKGRVRLLAALEVHHEVTIGLERLDRFTDIAAVAGVLADALNERTGAGRAS, encoded by the coding sequence GTGGTTGATCTTTGTGCCGACGTCGTGAAGATCGTGTGCGGCACGTTCCTGCTCGACCCCGCGGACGTGCACGAGGACAGCCTGCTGGAGGAGCTGGGCGTGGACTCCAAGGGCCGGGTCCGGCTGCTGGCCGCGCTCGAGGTCCACCACGAGGTGACCATCGGCCTGGAGCGGCTCGACCGGTTCACCGACATCGCCGCCGTGGCGGGGGTACTCGCGGACGCCTTGAACGAACGGACCGGCGCCGGCCGGGCCAGCT